Genomic segment of Thermoplasmata archaeon:
AGTTTGTGCGGGTTGTGGAAAGGGAAATTGGGAAGATGTAAAACTGGTTAAGAGATAGAAAAACAACCTTTATTATTCTCCTCTGCTTGGGTTTCTTCGGTCATTGCCCGTGTGGGGTAGTTTGGATATCCTAGAAGGCTGCGGTGGATTGCAGTGCAAATTGCCTGCAGGATGCAGCAACCTTCAGACCTGGGTTCAAATCCCAGCACGGGCGCTCCCATACTGTCTTGCCAAAGGGGTAAGAATGGACATATTTTCGGAAATAATCGAGAAAATAAAATCTGGCAAAATAAGAGATGCCGAGGAACTGCACAAGGCAAAGATAAAGTTATCTGCTAAATACCGCCTTAGCAAGATTCCATCCAACACTGAGATTCTGGAAAACGCTGCACCAGAAGATGTAGAAAAGGTGAGGGAGATTCTGAAAATCAAGCCGATGCGGACAATTTCAGGCGTAGCTGTGGTTGCAATAATGACTTCTCCAGCAAAATGTCCACACGGAAAATGCATCTACTGTCCTGGTGGAGAGGAGTTCCAGACACCGCAGAGTTATACAGGGAAGGAGCCAGCTGCAATGCGAGCAATCCAGAATAAATTTGATTCCTATAGCCAGACACTCGCCAGAATCCAGCAACTTGAACAGATTGGGCATGCTGCTGACAAAATTGACCTCATTGTTATGGGTGGCACATTCACCTGCAGGAGTAGGGAATACCAGAGCGGATTTATAAAAGGTGCATTTGATGCAATGAATGGAGAGGTTGCAGAGACGCTGGAAGATGCACATGCACGCAACGAGAAAGCGAGACATCGGTGCATAGGACTCACAATAGAAACAAGACCTGACTGGTTCAGAAGAGAACATGCGGAGTTTGCTCTGGAGCTCGGGGCCACAAGAGTGGAACTCGGTGTTCAGATTGCTGACGATAAAGTGCTGGAGTTTGTGAAGAGGGGCCATGGAGTGGAAGATGTGGTTGCAGCTACGAAAGTTGCGAAGGATGCGGGGTTGAAGCTTGGTTACCACATAATGCCAGGGCTTCCTCTCTCAAACCCGGAAAATGACCTTGATTGCTTTAAACTCTTATTTGAGAGACCTGAGTTTCGCCCAGACATGCTGAAAATTTATCCTTGTCTAGTGCTTGAGAACACTGAGCTTTACAAGTTGTGGAAAGAGGGAAAATACAGGCCATACTCAACTGAGGAAGCAGCTGAAGTGATTGCAAGAATGAAGGAAGTGCTGCCGCGTTATGTGCGCATCCAGAGAATCCAGCGGGACATACCAGCTTACTTGATAGTTGATGGAGTGAAAAAGAGCAATCTTCGCCAGATTGTGTTAGAAAAGCTAGAAAGAGAAGGGAAAAAATGCAGTTGTATTCGTTGCAGAGAGATTGGGCATAACATGCTGAAGAAGAAGGTGAAAAGCCAGAAAATTGAGACAAATGTGCAGGAGTATGTGGCAAGCAAGGGCAAGGAATTCTTCATAAGTTTGGATACAGAGGAGGATTTTCTTGTTGGTTATGCAAGATTGCGAATTCCTTCATCTGAGGCCTGGAGAAAGGAGATGGAGAAAGGAGTTGGCATCATCAGGGAACTCAAGGTTTTCGGGCAGTCGTTGAGCATTGGCAGAGCTCCCTCTTCTGATTTGCAACAGCAGCACCGTGGATTTGGAAAGAAATTGATTGAACAAGCAGAGGAAATTCTGCACAATCAAGGCATCAAAAAGCTCCTCGTGACAAGCGGTGTAGGTGCAAGAGATTACTACAGGAAACTGGGATTTGAAAGGGAGGGAGTGTATATGGGGAAGAAAACAGGATAATCTCTACATTTCTTCATAGTTAATTCCTATCTGATCAAGTGCCTCCTTGATTTTTTGCTCGTACTCTTGAGGAGTCATGGAGCCGTCAGTTGCCTTGAGTGTTATCTCTGCCTTTTTGAATTTGCTTAAAATGAATCTCAACACATTCAATAAATCTGGGAGCGTTTGACTTGAGTCCAGTTCAACTCTTAATGACAGATGTTTAAGTGTTTTAGTATCTTCAGCTTGAGTCTGTTGCATGGTATAGTGTTTTTCATGCAGAGATTTTGCGGGCATTGATTGTGTTTTTTGGAAATCAGGTTTTGCACTCACCTCAGTAATCTCGGCCATCTCGGATATTTTATCTTTGGATTCCTCCGATGCAATTAAAATCTCGTCAGATGTGAAACGAACTGAAATCCCTGACTTTTTGAAGTCTGTGCATCTTGGTTCATTGTTTTCATAGAAACCTAAACCAAAAATACCCTTTTCGACACCAGCTTGAATGCTTTTTATCAAAACCTCTCGGCTCCGTAACCTTGGTTCGCCAGGTGTTCTGTAACTTGCATGAAGAATCTGTTCTGTATGAACATACTTTTTATCTTTAAGGAATTTTTCCTTGATTGCCAATGGATCAATACTTACCAGAATTTCATTTTCCTGAACGAGAGTTTCGTAGATGATGGCACCTAAATCTCTCTTTTCACCGTAAGTGGGAACACCCAAGTCAAGGATTTTGTGGTTATTTTTTTGGGGCAAGGCCACAATTCTATATGTCCTTCTTGTGAGATCTAAAATATCAGATTCTAATTCTTTAGTTTTTCTTCTTGCCTCCTCCTTTTGTTCATCGCTCAGCGAGAGATTTTTATCATTGATTATTGAAACATATGCAAGGTATTCTCTTATTTTTTGCTCGAGATTCACATTTTCGGTTTCAGATGGTAAAAGAAAGAAAACCGTGTTTGAGTTTATTCTATGACTTGTACCCTTATTTCTAATTATTGAATCAACTACATTCTTGTTTTCTTCCATTAATATTACAAGCTTAAAATCCTCATTGTCAGGTATGTTGTTTGTATCTGTTTCTCCGATGTATATTCTAAACTCTCCACTTTTTACAATTCTTTCAAGGCATTTTTTTTCTTTTTCCAAAATTTCATCTTTTGAAATGTTTTCCATTCTATTAATTAGAATCTTATTGATGTTTGGGATATTGGAAAATCTGATTCTTTCATTTTGTCTTTGGATGTAAAAAAGTTCATTCTGAAGTTTCTCTACAGCTTCGGTAATAACCTTTAGTGGGTAGTCTATTATCAGGGCTTGGCGTGTGATCTCTTCTATTTTAGCACCATTTTCAGGAGATGTTGAGAATGAGTAGAGAAAAATCGTAGTAGCAGCTCTTGTGGCAAACCTTAGCTTCTTATATGTTTGGCCAAGTGCGTTATCGCACACCTTTGCACCAGCATTCTTTCCCGTAATATCTTGAGATAATACGCTGTTGTACTCCTCGCCGACATACTTGATAAATTCAGCTCTAATATCTGGATTTGAAAGGTCAAAATCCGCTAAACTTATGTAAGGGATTTTTTCTTTCTGAAGCGAGGAAATCACCAGAGCAAGAATTCTAAGGACTCCGCGCGTACGCTGGAATTTGGGAAAACTTCCCCAGCGGTGGTAGAGCACATCAATTACTTCAGGCAGGAAGGGGTAAGATTCTAAAAAACGATCCCGGTATTCTGCTGGCTCCACCCCCTGAGGGAGAATTTCTTTTTCGGATGCATATTTAACAAATTTTTCAACAACACCTCTCGCTTCATCTTCGTCAACAGAGCTAAAAAGCCTGGTACGCACCACCTTGGCAATTTCGGAATCTGCTACAGGTGTAGATATTTTCTCAACTCTACCTGAAATTTTTTGAAGCTTAGAATAAAATTTCTCTGCAGAACTGTCATAATGTTCAGTTATGCTTGTGGGCATTGTCAAAACTAAACATGCATTTCCTAATGTGCACACAGTTTCAGTGAGTTCTTGCATAAATGCAATCGTTTGCTCAGCAAGTGTGCTTTTACCAACTGCTACTCCTGCCGCCTTGGTAACATACTCCAGGACTTCATCCATGAGAATTAGAAGAGGTGTATGCTTTGAGAGGACCTCTCTTAACTTGTCCATGCCAGGGGCAATATTGCCTGAAAGAATCTCTGGCTCCTCTTTGTTCTCAAGTTGTTTCTCTATGAGTCCCCAAAGCGTATCCTCTTTTGCGTTAAGACTTGTTCCCACCACCACTACTGTCCTTACATTCCATTCTTTTGCTTTGTGATAGAGAGCAATGAGTGTGTGCGTTTTCCCACCACCAAAAGGCGTGGTCAACTGAATAACTGCATCACCACCTTTGCCCTCAACCCTTTTTCTTACTGCGTTTATTATTTCTTCCAGTCCATGTGTCATGTAGGTTTTTGAAAAAAACTTTGCTGCATCTTTATATTCATCGGGTCCACGACCGTTGTACACCTCCCACAAATTTGCCGCAAAAATTTCCATTGTGAGGTTGCCCTCCTGTATATCTTTGTGGGGTATCGCTATTTCTGAAAAAGATTTCATTTACTGTAACCTCCTTTGCTTTACTTTTTTGATTATTCTTTCTTTTGCCAATAGAAAGCCTTCTAATAACTTTTTCTCATGACTTTCATTTGGAAGCGTCTCAGAGATAGATTGGGCAACTCTCCATATAACATCACTATCACCATACTGGGTTTTTTGAAGTAAAGTCACAATTTCCTCTTCCACATCCTTCTCCCAGTATATAAGACACAGGTGGAGCACATCAACCAATTCTGCAGGATTATTTAGGTGCTCTATCTTGCGCTCATGCGGTCCTAACACATGCACAAATTCCTTCTCCTTTTTGATGCAAGTGTTTTTGTTCCAGTAATCCTCAAGGGTTATACCCACGCTCATAGCCAGCTTTTTTGCTTCGTCGAATTCCACTTTTGCTTCACCGCATGTCCATCTATACAGAACATAGAATCTAGTGAGTGGAGTGATATTACTGCCAAAACCATTTGAAAGAATTTTACTCACCGCGTACTCAGTTGCAATTGTGCGAATATCTGCAAGTATTTTATATGCCCTGATGATATTGCCAGCATAGTCCATAACTTTTTCATACTTACCGAACACCTCAATTCCTGCACCAATTGCTGCTATGAAAAAGTCGGTACCACTAATTCCTTCTTTCCAGAGGTCATCAAGTTTTTTGTTAAGATAGTTGCGAAGTTCCTCCTTCACTTCATTGTAAAAACCTACATCGTTTCTTTCCATCTTTCGAGCAACAATATAAACTGACGAGGCAAGTGCTGCAGAGTCCTTGGCTCTAAGCCTTGCCTCCATCTCAGTGGATATGGGCCATGAGGCAGTAATTACGAGCCCAGAACTCAGCAAGGCGTTGATTATCGTTTCCCAGCCAGCAGTAGATTTATGTGCATAGACTATAATAGCAATTCCATTCGGCTTAAGAATGCGGTATATCTCTTTGAATGCTAAAGCTAGCCTCTCTTCAAAAAATTTTTTGCCTGCTTCCAGCCCTCCTTCTTTGTGTGTATAGGCAACAATTTCCTCGCTCTTTGGTGTGAGAGGTGTGACAAAAAGGTCTGGGTAAAGATGCCCGATTGTGCGTTTAAGCCACACATAGAAAAAGTCAGAGAGATAAGAATATGGCACATTGTCATAGTACGGAGGGTCCGTGAACACAGCATCAAAATAGTTATCTGGATAAGGGAGAGAGGTGGCGGATGCCTGTGTTATTTTGGGAACACTTTGTTTTTTCATCTTTCCTCCTCCAGTATCTTATTAATTTGGAGTTTAAGCTTTGGAAGTTCATTGGTAACGATCTCCCACACTATTCTATAATCCACTACAAAGTATCCATGGATTAAACGATTTCTTAACGCTATAATCTTACCCCATGGAATTTCTGGGTATTTACATCTTATTTCATCGGGTAATAGATTTGCTGACTCTCCAATAATCTCAAGATTTCTCACCACTGCATCCTTGGTTTTCATGTCGTCAAGAAATTCTTCATAAGAGTAATTTTTTATGTATGATTCTATTTTTTCTATTGCCTCTATAATATCTCTTACAAGAAGTTCCCGGTTCCTCTTATACATGAACCAAATCCTCCTTTATACTATCCCAGAGTAATGATTTTTGCTTGACTGCAGTTGCAGTAAGAATGTCAACCTCGCAACCCAGTAGTTTCTCAAGTTCGTCCCACAACTCAAAGAATTTAAGCCCAATAGGTCTTTCAAGTTCAACCAAAATATCCACATCGCTTGTTTCCTTTGCTTCTCCCCTTGCACACGAACCAAATATGCCCAGAATTACAACTCCATACCTCTCCCTTATCTCCTCCTTATGCTCTACCAGTATTTTTTTTATTTCCTGAACCGTTTTCATTCTTCATCGCCTCCATTTTCTTCCTCCTCTGACAGAGAGGTGTCTGGGGATTGAGGGATGGTAGGAACAAAGGAAGATGCATCAGAGATTTTTTCTAACACTAACAAAATAGTATCCAGAATGTTTTTAAAATTGTACCCCTTTTCCCCAACAACATTTGCTTCGATGTAATCCCAATTCATTGGAAGTGCTTGTCTTGCAAAGGTAGTGGCAGTTTTTTCCCAGCCACCATCCCAATGGCATATAACCGAGTTTGCGTCGGGGATACGGCTAACGACAAACCCCAAATAACATATCACTGCCTTCGCAAAGTCCTCTTCCATGCCCTCAGCCAGCATCTTCTCATGTGCTTGCCTCACCTTCTCCACAAAGGTAATCAGCGCCAGTTTCTGGCGTGAGTTGAAAAGGTCGCCCCATGTGTTCAGCCCATATTTCCGTACAGAAAAGGCTCTTTCTGCACCACTCCCCTTGCCTTCTGGTGTGGGTTCATCTGGTACAGGGTCAATTCCCCATTTGTCTTT
This window contains:
- a CDS encoding DUF86 domain-containing protein, coding for MYKRNRELLVRDIIEAIEKIESYIKNYSYEEFLDDMKTKDAVVRNLEIIGESANLLPDEIRCKYPEIPWGKIIALRNRLIHGYFVVDYRIVWEIVTNELPKLKLQINKILEEER
- a CDS encoding DUF499 domain-containing protein, producing MKSFSEIAIPHKDIQEGNLTMEIFAANLWEVYNGRGPDEYKDAAKFFSKTYMTHGLEEIINAVRKRVEGKGGDAVIQLTTPFGGGKTHTLIALYHKAKEWNVRTVVVVGTSLNAKEDTLWGLIEKQLENKEEPEILSGNIAPGMDKLREVLSKHTPLLILMDEVLEYVTKAAGVAVGKSTLAEQTIAFMQELTETVCTLGNACLVLTMPTSITEHYDSSAEKFYSKLQKISGRVEKISTPVADSEIAKVVRTRLFSSVDEDEARGVVEKFVKYASEKEILPQGVEPAEYRDRFLESYPFLPEVIDVLYHRWGSFPKFQRTRGVLRILALVISSLQKEKIPYISLADFDLSNPDIRAEFIKYVGEEYNSVLSQDITGKNAGAKVCDNALGQTYKKLRFATRAATTIFLYSFSTSPENGAKIEEITRQALIIDYPLKVITEAVEKLQNELFYIQRQNERIRFSNIPNINKILINRMENISKDEILEKEKKCLERIVKSGEFRIYIGETDTNNIPDNEDFKLVILMEENKNVVDSIIRNKGTSHRINSNTVFFLLPSETENVNLEQKIREYLAYVSIINDKNLSLSDEQKEEARRKTKELESDILDLTRRTYRIVALPQKNNHKILDLGVPTYGEKRDLGAIIYETLVQENEILVSIDPLAIKEKFLKDKKYVHTEQILHASYRTPGEPRLRSREVLIKSIQAGVEKGIFGLGFYENNEPRCTDFKKSGISVRFTSDEILIASEESKDKISEMAEITEVSAKPDFQKTQSMPAKSLHEKHYTMQQTQAEDTKTLKHLSLRVELDSSQTLPDLLNVLRFILSKFKKAEITLKATDGSMTPQEYEQKIKEALDQIGINYEEM
- a CDS encoding tRNA uridine(34) 5-carboxymethylaminomethyl modification radical SAM/GNAT enzyme Elp3, translated to MDIFSEIIEKIKSGKIRDAEELHKAKIKLSAKYRLSKIPSNTEILENAAPEDVEKVREILKIKPMRTISGVAVVAIMTSPAKCPHGKCIYCPGGEEFQTPQSYTGKEPAAMRAIQNKFDSYSQTLARIQQLEQIGHAADKIDLIVMGGTFTCRSREYQSGFIKGAFDAMNGEVAETLEDAHARNEKARHRCIGLTIETRPDWFRREHAEFALELGATRVELGVQIADDKVLEFVKRGHGVEDVVAATKVAKDAGLKLGYHIMPGLPLSNPENDLDCFKLLFERPEFRPDMLKIYPCLVLENTELYKLWKEGKYRPYSTEEAAEVIARMKEVLPRYVRIQRIQRDIPAYLIVDGVKKSNLRQIVLEKLEREGKKCSCIRCREIGHNMLKKKVKSQKIETNVQEYVASKGKEFFISLDTEEDFLVGYARLRIPSSEAWRKEMEKGVGIIRELKVFGQSLSIGRAPSSDLQQQHRGFGKKLIEQAEEILHNQGIKKLLVTSGVGARDYYRKLGFEREGVYMGKKTG
- a CDS encoding nucleotidyltransferase family protein; the protein is MKTVQEIKKILVEHKEEIRERYGVVILGIFGSCARGEAKETSDVDILVELERPIGLKFFELWDELEKLLGCEVDILTATAVKQKSLLWDSIKEDLVHV